The following proteins are co-located in the Gorilla gorilla gorilla isolate KB3781 chromosome 7, NHGRI_mGorGor1-v2.1_pri, whole genome shotgun sequence genome:
- the TPD52 gene encoding tumor protein D52 isoform X5: MDRGEQGLLRTDPVPEEGEDVAATISATETLSEEEQEELRRELAKVEEEIQTLSQVLAAKEKHLAEIKRKLGINSLQELKQNIAKGWQDVTATSAYKKTSETLSQAGQKASAAFSSVGSVITKKLEDVKNSPTFKSFEEKVENLKSKVGGTKPAGGDFGEVLNSAANASATTTEPLPEQTQESL, translated from the exons GTCTGCTGAGAACAGACCCAGTCCCTGAGGAAGGAGAAGATGTTGCTGCCACGATCAGTGCCACAGAGACCCTCTCGGAAGAGGAGCAGGAAGAGCTAAGAAGAGAACTTGCAAAG GTAGAAGAAGAAatccagactctgtctcaagtgTTAGCAGCAAAAGAGAAGCATCTAGCAGAGATCAAGCGGAAACTTGGAATCAATTCTCTACAGGAACTAAAACAGAACATTGCCAAAGGGTGGCAAGATGTGACAGCAACATCTGC TTACAAGAAGACATCTGAAACCTTATCCCAGGCTGGACAGAAGGCCTCAGCTGCTTTTTCGTCTGTTGGCTCAGTCATCACCAAAAAGCTGGAAGATGTAAA AAACTCCCCAACTTTTAAATCATTTGAAGAAAAGGTCGAAAACTTAAAG tctaaagTAGGGGGAACCAAGCCTGCTGGTGGTGATTTTGGAGAAGTCTTGAATTCGGCTGCAAATGCTAGTGCCACCACCACGGAGCCTCTTCCAGAACAGACACAGGAGAGCCTGTGA
- the TPD52 gene encoding tumor protein D52 isoform X2 translates to MCLLRTDPVPEEGEDVAATISATETLSEEEQEELRRELAKVEEEIQTLSQVLAAKEKHLAEIKRKLGINSLQELKQNIAKGWQDVTATSAYKKTSETLSQAGQKASAAFSSVGSVITKKLEDVKLQAFSHSFSIRSIQHSISMPAMRNSPTFKSFEEKVENLKSKVGGTKPAGGDFGEVLNSAANASATTTEPLPEQTQESL, encoded by the exons GTCTGCTGAGAACAGACCCAGTCCCTGAGGAAGGAGAAGATGTTGCTGCCACGATCAGTGCCACAGAGACCCTCTCGGAAGAGGAGCAGGAAGAGCTAAGAAGAGAACTTGCAAAG GTAGAAGAAGAAatccagactctgtctcaagtgTTAGCAGCAAAAGAGAAGCATCTAGCAGAGATCAAGCGGAAACTTGGAATCAATTCTCTACAGGAACTAAAACAGAACATTGCCAAAGGGTGGCAAGATGTGACAGCAACATCTGC TTACAAGAAGACATCTGAAACCTTATCCCAGGCTGGACAGAAGGCCTCAGCTGCTTTTTCGTCTGTTGGCTCAGTCATCACCAAAAAGCTGGAAGATGTAAA ATTGCAAGCCTTTTCACATTCCTTTAG TATACGTTCCATTCAGCATTCAATTAGCATGCCTGCTATGAg AAACTCCCCAACTTTTAAATCATTTGAAGAAAAGGTCGAAAACTTAAAG tctaaagTAGGGGGAACCAAGCCTGCTGGTGGTGATTTTGGAGAAGTCTTGAATTCGGCTGCAAATGCTAGTGCCACCACCACGGAGCCTCTTCCAGAACAGACACAGGAGAGCCTGTGA
- the TPD52 gene encoding tumor protein D52 isoform X3: protein MDRGEQGLLRTDPVPEEGEDVAATISATETLSEEEQEELRRELAKVEEEIQTLSQVLAAKEKHLAEIKRKLGINSLQELKQNIAKGWQDVTATSAYKKTSETLSQAGQKASAAFSSVGSVITKKLEDVNIRSIQHSISMPAMRNSPTFKSFEEKVENLKSKVGGTKPAGGDFGEVLNSAANASATTTEPLPEQTQESL from the exons GTCTGCTGAGAACAGACCCAGTCCCTGAGGAAGGAGAAGATGTTGCTGCCACGATCAGTGCCACAGAGACCCTCTCGGAAGAGGAGCAGGAAGAGCTAAGAAGAGAACTTGCAAAG GTAGAAGAAGAAatccagactctgtctcaagtgTTAGCAGCAAAAGAGAAGCATCTAGCAGAGATCAAGCGGAAACTTGGAATCAATTCTCTACAGGAACTAAAACAGAACATTGCCAAAGGGTGGCAAGATGTGACAGCAACATCTGC TTACAAGAAGACATCTGAAACCTTATCCCAGGCTGGACAGAAGGCCTCAGCTGCTTTTTCGTCTGTTGGCTCAGTCATCACCAAAAAGCTGGAAGATGTAAA TATACGTTCCATTCAGCATTCAATTAGCATGCCTGCTATGAg AAACTCCCCAACTTTTAAATCATTTGAAGAAAAGGTCGAAAACTTAAAG tctaaagTAGGGGGAACCAAGCCTGCTGGTGGTGATTTTGGAGAAGTCTTGAATTCGGCTGCAAATGCTAGTGCCACCACCACGGAGCCTCTTCCAGAACAGACACAGGAGAGCCTGTGA
- the TPD52 gene encoding tumor protein D52 isoform X1 produces the protein MDRGEQGLLRTDPVPEEGEDVAATISATETLSEEEQEELRRELAKVEEEIQTLSQVLAAKEKHLAEIKRKLGINSLQELKQNIAKGWQDVTATSAYKKTSETLSQAGQKASAAFSSVGSVITKKLEDVKLQAFSHSFSIRSIQHSISMPAMRNSPTFKSFEEKVENLKSKVGGTKPAGGDFGEVLNSAANASATTTEPLPEQTQESL, from the exons GTCTGCTGAGAACAGACCCAGTCCCTGAGGAAGGAGAAGATGTTGCTGCCACGATCAGTGCCACAGAGACCCTCTCGGAAGAGGAGCAGGAAGAGCTAAGAAGAGAACTTGCAAAG GTAGAAGAAGAAatccagactctgtctcaagtgTTAGCAGCAAAAGAGAAGCATCTAGCAGAGATCAAGCGGAAACTTGGAATCAATTCTCTACAGGAACTAAAACAGAACATTGCCAAAGGGTGGCAAGATGTGACAGCAACATCTGC TTACAAGAAGACATCTGAAACCTTATCCCAGGCTGGACAGAAGGCCTCAGCTGCTTTTTCGTCTGTTGGCTCAGTCATCACCAAAAAGCTGGAAGATGTAAA ATTGCAAGCCTTTTCACATTCCTTTAG TATACGTTCCATTCAGCATTCAATTAGCATGCCTGCTATGAg AAACTCCCCAACTTTTAAATCATTTGAAGAAAAGGTCGAAAACTTAAAG tctaaagTAGGGGGAACCAAGCCTGCTGGTGGTGATTTTGGAGAAGTCTTGAATTCGGCTGCAAATGCTAGTGCCACCACCACGGAGCCTCTTCCAGAACAGACACAGGAGAGCCTGTGA
- the TPD52 gene encoding tumor protein D52 isoform X6: MCLLRTDPVPEEGEDVAATISATETLSEEEQEELRRELAKVEEEIQTLSQVLAAKEKHLAEIKRKLGINSLQELKQNIAKGWQDVTATSAYKKTSETLSQAGQKASAAFSSVGSVITKKLEDVKNSPTFKSFEEKVENLKSKVGGTKPAGGDFGEVLNSAANASATTTEPLPEQTQESL, encoded by the exons GTCTGCTGAGAACAGACCCAGTCCCTGAGGAAGGAGAAGATGTTGCTGCCACGATCAGTGCCACAGAGACCCTCTCGGAAGAGGAGCAGGAAGAGCTAAGAAGAGAACTTGCAAAG GTAGAAGAAGAAatccagactctgtctcaagtgTTAGCAGCAAAAGAGAAGCATCTAGCAGAGATCAAGCGGAAACTTGGAATCAATTCTCTACAGGAACTAAAACAGAACATTGCCAAAGGGTGGCAAGATGTGACAGCAACATCTGC TTACAAGAAGACATCTGAAACCTTATCCCAGGCTGGACAGAAGGCCTCAGCTGCTTTTTCGTCTGTTGGCTCAGTCATCACCAAAAAGCTGGAAGATGTAAA AAACTCCCCAACTTTTAAATCATTTGAAGAAAAGGTCGAAAACTTAAAG tctaaagTAGGGGGAACCAAGCCTGCTGGTGGTGATTTTGGAGAAGTCTTGAATTCGGCTGCAAATGCTAGTGCCACCACCACGGAGCCTCTTCCAGAACAGACACAGGAGAGCCTGTGA